In Streptomyces durocortorensis, a genomic segment contains:
- a CDS encoding ABC transporter ATP-binding protein yields the protein MTGAEQQGWGRRLTGYAWRYRRNVVLALGSSLAGMAVMALVPLITKVIIDDVVTEHTRSLAVWTGLLVAAAVLVYIATYIRRYYGGRLALDVQHDLRTDMYASIVRLDGKRQDELSTGQVVGRATSDLQLIQGLLFMLPMTIGNILLFLISLVIMAWLSLPLTLVALAVAPALWYIARRSRTRLFPATWYAQSQAAAVAGVVDGAVSGVRVVKGFGQEDQETGKLREVGRRLFAGRLRTIRLNSRYTPALQAVPALGQVAMLAIGGWLATRGEITLGTFVAFSTYLAQLVGPVRMLAMVLTVGQQARAGVERVLELIDAEPSLKDGTKELPADAPAGIEFDDVRFGYAPLRSAADGDAGSGAPERTVLDGFSLTVEPGETVAIVGASGSGKSTLSLLLPRFYDVSHGAVLIGGHDVRELTQASLRSAIGLVPEDSFLFSDTVRANIAYGFPDATQEQIEQAARAAQADRFIAELPNGYDTTVGEHGLTLSGGQRQRVALARAILTDPRLLLLDDATSAVDARVEHEIHEALKQVMEGRTTLLIAHRRSTLQLADRIAVLDGGKLAALGTHEELERTSALYRRLLTDPDELGGTSPGHRPPHPEADPGGDRALQEELDAEFDAERGITPELWVRREEERDTTVAGTPATPELLAQVEALPPATDTPDVDEARAVLPEESYGLRRLLRGFGGALLLSLGLVAVDAGMGLLLPVLIRHGIDEGVTQVSIGAVWAASAIALAVVLVQWAAQIGETRMTGRTGERVLYSLRLKIFAQLQRLGLDYYERELTGRIMTRMTTDVDALSTFLQTGLVTAFVSVVTFFGIMLALLVLDIQLALIVFATLPVLIVGTVFFRRSSVKAYELARERISGVNADLQESVAGLRIVQAFGREHDGAARYAERSDHYRQARVRGQWLISVYFPFVQLLASVAAAAVLIVGAGRVDNGTLTTGALVAYLLYIDLFFAPVQQLSQVFDGYQQAAVSLGRIQELLRERTSTAAPDEPLDVPSLRGEIAFENVSFAYGKEEEALTGIDLRIPAGQTVAFVGETGAGKSTLVKLVARFYDPTGGRVTADGTDLRKLDMTAYRHRLGVVPQEAYLFAGTVRDAIAYGLPDATDARVEAAARAVGAHEMIATLEDGYLHAVAERGRNLSAGQRQLIALARAELVDPDVLLLDEATAALDLASEALVNQATDRLTGRRTTLVVAHRLTTAARADRVVVMDHGRVVEDGTHAELLARDGQYARLWRAFIGEGIGEDEPAGV from the coding sequence GTGACGGGCGCAGAGCAACAGGGGTGGGGCCGGCGGCTGACCGGGTACGCGTGGCGGTACCGGCGCAATGTCGTGCTCGCCCTCGGCTCGTCGCTCGCCGGGATGGCCGTCATGGCCCTCGTCCCGCTCATCACCAAGGTGATCATCGACGACGTCGTCACCGAGCACACCCGCTCCCTCGCGGTCTGGACCGGGCTGCTCGTCGCCGCCGCCGTCCTCGTCTACATCGCCACCTACATCCGCCGCTACTACGGCGGCCGGCTCGCCCTGGACGTCCAGCACGACCTGCGTACGGACATGTACGCGTCCATCGTCCGGCTCGACGGGAAGCGTCAGGACGAGCTGTCCACCGGGCAGGTCGTCGGCCGGGCCACCAGCGACCTCCAGCTGATCCAGGGGCTGCTGTTCATGCTCCCGATGACCATCGGGAACATCCTGCTCTTCCTCATCTCCCTGGTGATCATGGCGTGGCTCTCGCTGCCGCTGACGCTCGTCGCCCTCGCCGTCGCCCCCGCGCTCTGGTACATCGCCCGCCGCTCCCGTACCCGCCTCTTCCCGGCCACCTGGTACGCCCAGAGCCAGGCCGCCGCCGTCGCCGGAGTCGTCGACGGGGCCGTCTCCGGGGTCCGGGTCGTCAAGGGGTTCGGCCAGGAGGACCAGGAGACCGGCAAGCTCCGCGAGGTCGGGCGCAGGCTGTTCGCCGGGCGGCTGCGCACCATCCGGCTGAACTCCCGCTACACCCCGGCCCTCCAGGCGGTGCCCGCGCTCGGGCAGGTCGCCATGCTGGCCATCGGCGGCTGGCTGGCCACCCGGGGTGAGATCACCCTCGGCACGTTCGTCGCCTTCTCCACCTACCTCGCCCAGCTCGTCGGCCCGGTCCGGATGCTCGCCATGGTCCTCACCGTCGGCCAGCAGGCCCGCGCCGGTGTGGAACGCGTCCTGGAGCTCATCGACGCCGAGCCCTCCCTGAAGGACGGCACGAAGGAGCTGCCCGCCGACGCCCCGGCCGGGATCGAGTTCGACGACGTCCGCTTCGGATACGCTCCGCTGCGCTCCGCCGCTGACGGCGACGCCGGAAGCGGAGCCCCCGAGCGGACGGTCCTCGACGGGTTCTCGCTCACCGTCGAGCCAGGCGAGACCGTCGCGATCGTCGGCGCCTCCGGCAGCGGCAAGTCCACCCTCTCCCTCCTGCTGCCCCGCTTCTACGACGTGTCACACGGGGCCGTCCTGATCGGCGGCCACGACGTCCGCGAGCTCACCCAGGCCTCCCTGCGCTCCGCGATCGGGCTCGTCCCCGAGGACAGCTTCCTGTTCTCCGACACCGTCCGCGCCAACATCGCCTACGGCTTCCCCGACGCCACCCAGGAGCAGATCGAACAGGCCGCCCGCGCCGCCCAGGCCGACCGGTTCATCGCCGAGCTGCCGAACGGCTACGACACCACCGTCGGCGAGCACGGACTCACCCTCTCCGGCGGCCAGCGCCAGCGCGTCGCCCTCGCCCGCGCCATCCTCACCGACCCCCGGCTGCTCCTCCTCGACGACGCGACCTCCGCCGTCGACGCCCGCGTCGAGCACGAGATCCACGAGGCGTTGAAACAGGTGATGGAGGGGCGGACCACCCTCCTCATCGCCCACCGCCGCTCCACCCTCCAACTCGCCGACCGCATCGCCGTCCTCGACGGCGGGAAGCTCGCCGCCCTCGGCACCCACGAGGAGCTGGAGCGCACCTCGGCCCTCTACCGCCGCCTCCTCACCGACCCCGACGAGCTCGGCGGCACCTCGCCCGGCCACCGGCCACCGCACCCCGAGGCGGACCCCGGGGGCGACCGCGCCCTCCAGGAGGAGCTGGACGCCGAGTTCGACGCGGAGCGGGGCATCACGCCCGAGCTGTGGGTCCGCAGGGAGGAGGAGCGGGACACCACCGTCGCCGGCACGCCCGCCACGCCCGAACTGCTCGCCCAGGTCGAGGCCCTGCCGCCCGCCACGGACACCCCCGACGTCGACGAGGCGCGCGCCGTGCTGCCCGAGGAGTCCTACGGGCTGCGCCGGCTGCTGCGCGGCTTCGGCGGGGCCCTGCTCCTCAGCCTCGGGCTCGTCGCCGTCGACGCGGGCATGGGCCTGCTCCTGCCGGTCCTGATCCGGCACGGCATCGACGAGGGCGTCACCCAGGTCTCGATCGGCGCGGTGTGGGCGGCCTCCGCGATCGCCCTGGCCGTCGTGCTCGTCCAGTGGGCCGCCCAGATCGGCGAGACCCGGATGACGGGCCGGACCGGCGAGCGGGTCCTCTACTCGCTCCGCCTGAAGATCTTCGCCCAGCTCCAGCGGCTCGGCCTCGACTACTACGAGCGCGAGCTGACCGGCCGGATCATGACCCGGATGACGACGGACGTGGACGCGCTCTCCACGTTCCTCCAGACCGGGCTGGTCACCGCGTTCGTCTCCGTGGTCACCTTCTTCGGCATCATGCTCGCCCTGCTCGTCCTGGACATCCAGCTCGCCCTGATCGTCTTCGCGACCCTGCCCGTGCTGATCGTCGGCACGGTCTTCTTCCGGCGCAGCAGCGTCAAGGCGTACGAACTGGCCCGCGAGCGCATCAGTGGCGTCAACGCCGACCTCCAGGAGTCCGTCGCCGGTCTCCGTATCGTCCAGGCCTTCGGCCGCGAGCACGACGGGGCAGCCCGCTACGCCGAGCGCAGCGACCACTACCGCCAGGCCCGGGTACGCGGCCAGTGGCTGATCTCCGTCTACTTCCCGTTCGTCCAGCTGCTGGCCTCCGTCGCCGCGGCCGCCGTGCTGATCGTCGGCGCGGGCCGGGTCGACAACGGCACGCTCACCACCGGCGCGCTGGTCGCCTACCTCCTCTACATCGACCTCTTCTTCGCCCCCGTCCAGCAGCTCTCCCAGGTCTTCGACGGCTACCAGCAGGCCGCCGTCTCCCTCGGCCGCATCCAGGAACTGCTGCGCGAGCGCACCTCGACCGCCGCCCCGGACGAACCGCTCGACGTGCCCTCCCTGCGCGGTGAGATCGCGTTCGAGAACGTCTCCTTCGCGTACGGGAAGGAGGAAGAGGCCCTCACCGGCATCGACCTGCGCATCCCGGCCGGACAGACCGTCGCCTTCGTCGGCGAGACGGGGGCCGGGAAGTCGACCCTGGTGAAGCTGGTCGCCCGGTTCTACGACCCCACGGGCGGCCGGGTCACCGCCGACGGCACCGATCTGCGCAAGCTCGACATGACCGCCTACCGGCACCGGCTCGGGGTCGTCCCCCAGGAGGCGTACCTCTTCGCCGGTACGGTCCGCGACGCCATCGCCTACGGGCTGCCCGACGCCACCGACGCCCGGGTGGAGGCCGCGGCCCGTGCGGTCGGCGCGCACGAGATGATCGCCACGCTGGAGGACGGCTACCTCCACGCGGTCGCCGAGCGCGGCCGCAACCTCTCCGCCGGACAGCGCCAGCTCATCGCGCTGGCCCGCGCCGAGCTCGTCGACCCGGACGTCCTGCTCCTGGACGAGGCCACCGCCGCCCTGGACCTCGCCAGCGAGGCCCTGGTCAACCAGGCCACCGACCGGCTCACCGGCCGCCGCACCACGCTGGTGGTCGCCCACCGGCTGACCACCGCGGCCCGCGCCGACCGGGTCGTGGTGATGGACCACGGGCGCGTCGTCGAGGACGGCACACACGCCGAGCTGCTGGCCCGGGACGGGCAGTACGCCCGCTTGTGGCGCGCCTTCATAGGCGAGGGCATAGGGGAGGACGAGCCCGCGGGGGTGTGA
- a CDS encoding type II toxin-antitoxin system RelE/ParE family toxin has translation MEEPFIIEIEPEVRLWLTNLSASDYERAAHAAGRLVRSATTLGEPHSRFIGDGVRELRFEMGRNREAVRISYWLAPQRRVVLLTVFRKTRQRENAEIARARRAKAICETEHEPAHDTFIRDV, from the coding sequence ATGGAAGAACCCTTCATCATCGAGATCGAGCCGGAGGTCCGACTGTGGCTGACGAACCTGTCGGCGAGTGATTACGAGCGGGCGGCCCACGCGGCGGGCAGGCTGGTCCGGAGCGCGACCACACTGGGCGAACCGCACTCCCGGTTCATCGGGGACGGAGTGCGGGAGCTCAGGTTCGAGATGGGGCGCAATCGTGAGGCCGTACGGATCTCGTACTGGCTGGCGCCACAGCGCCGGGTCGTCCTGCTGACCGTCTTCCGCAAGACGCGGCAGCGCGAGAATGCGGAGATCGCCCGGGCCAGGCGCGCCAAGGCGATCTGCGAGACGGAACACGAGCCCGCCCACGACACATTCATCCGCGATGTCTAG
- a CDS encoding helix-turn-helix domain-containing protein yields MVSHAQWKLARDRKVAESISEGEDSAESAERVRRRRELDLAWDLGQAVYDRRTALGLAQTDLARRANMTQPQVSKLELGGSMPTVPLLVRLARAMDADFSLRPDAEGVVGVAFIPRTADAEAGAEPPSTEPASATEAEADTSTERAAATG; encoded by the coding sequence ATGGTGAGTCACGCGCAGTGGAAGCTTGCCCGGGACCGGAAGGTCGCCGAGAGCATCTCGGAGGGCGAGGACAGCGCCGAGAGCGCGGAGCGCGTACGGCGCCGCCGGGAGCTCGATCTGGCCTGGGATCTCGGGCAGGCGGTCTACGACCGGCGTACCGCGCTGGGCCTGGCCCAGACCGATCTGGCGCGTCGAGCGAACATGACCCAGCCGCAGGTCTCGAAGCTGGAGTTGGGCGGCTCCATGCCCACCGTGCCCCTGTTGGTCCGGCTCGCGCGGGCGATGGACGCGGACTTCAGCCTGCGGCCCGACGCGGAGGGTGTCGTCGGTGTCGCCTTCATTCCGCGCACAGCCGACGCAGAGGCAGGCGCGGAGCCGCCCTCCACGGAGCCCGCGTCCGCCACCGAAGCGGAGGCGGACACGAGCACGGAGAGGGCGGCGGCCACCGGCTGA
- a CDS encoding thiamine pyrophosphate-binding protein, translating to MSHDHDDRPRLTPAQAAAVLTPPPGRNGGDLVVESLQGLGATTVFGLPGQHALGMFDALRRSALSYVGLRVENNAGFAADAYGRITGEVAPLLLSTGPGALTSLAALQEAAAASAPVLAISSQIPAAGLGGGRHGYLHELRDQQASVRDIVKSVHTVRTASQIPSAIAAAWESALSAPHGPVWVEIPQDVLLTETTLPVVSPMDATPRELHPRPELTIAAAHLLSNAERPVIIAGGGVVRSDASGKLRALAEKIDAPVVTTFGGKGAFPWEHPLSLRSWLEDRHTTDFLEDADVLLVVGSGLGELSSNYHTFRPRGRVIQIEADAGKLESNHPALGIHSDAREALADLLEAVEPRQDAGVAERVRTVLEKVRSRIAAQGLTLEQQVLAAVREALPDAAPSFWDMTILSYWAWSAFDARHPNTMHSAQGAGGLGYGFPAAIGAAAADPTKPVLAVSGDGGAMYSIAELATARQYDLPLTWLIVDDGGYGILREYMTGAFGEATATELTRPDFVALAESFGVPAVRTTPESLAADLSKALAAPGPSVVVLPALLRMFEPTHL from the coding sequence GTGAGCCACGATCACGACGACCGGCCGCGGCTCACCCCCGCGCAGGCCGCCGCCGTACTGACCCCGCCGCCCGGCCGCAACGGCGGTGACCTGGTCGTCGAGTCCCTCCAGGGGCTCGGCGCGACCACCGTCTTCGGCCTGCCCGGGCAGCACGCGCTCGGCATGTTCGACGCGCTGCGCCGCTCAGCCCTCTCGTACGTCGGGCTCCGTGTCGAGAACAACGCGGGCTTCGCTGCCGACGCGTACGGCCGGATCACCGGCGAGGTCGCGCCGCTGCTGCTCTCCACCGGGCCCGGTGCGCTCACCTCGCTCGCCGCGCTCCAGGAGGCGGCCGCCGCCTCCGCGCCCGTCCTCGCGATCTCCAGCCAGATCCCGGCGGCGGGGCTCGGCGGCGGGCGGCACGGCTATCTCCACGAGTTGCGCGACCAGCAGGCATCCGTCCGCGACATCGTGAAGTCCGTGCACACCGTGCGGACCGCCTCGCAGATCCCGTCCGCGATCGCCGCCGCCTGGGAGTCCGCGCTGAGCGCCCCGCACGGGCCGGTCTGGGTCGAGATCCCGCAGGACGTGCTGCTCACCGAGACGACCCTGCCGGTCGTCAGCCCCATGGACGCCACCCCGCGCGAGCTCCACCCGCGCCCCGAGCTGACGATCGCCGCCGCGCACCTGCTGTCGAACGCCGAACGGCCCGTGATCATCGCGGGTGGGGGAGTCGTCCGCTCCGACGCCTCCGGCAAGCTGCGCGCGCTGGCCGAGAAGATCGACGCGCCCGTCGTCACCACCTTCGGCGGCAAGGGCGCCTTCCCCTGGGAGCACCCGCTCTCGCTGCGCTCCTGGCTGGAGGACCGGCACACCACCGACTTCCTGGAGGACGCGGACGTCCTGCTCGTCGTCGGCTCGGGCCTCGGCGAACTCTCCTCGAACTACCACACCTTCCGCCCGCGCGGCCGGGTCATCCAGATCGAGGCCGACGCCGGGAAGCTGGAGTCCAACCACCCCGCGCTCGGCATCCACTCCGACGCCCGCGAGGCGCTGGCCGACCTCCTGGAGGCCGTCGAGCCGCGGCAGGACGCGGGCGTCGCGGAGCGCGTACGTACGGTGCTGGAGAAGGTGCGGTCCCGGATCGCCGCCCAGGGCCTCACTCTGGAGCAGCAGGTCCTCGCCGCCGTCCGCGAGGCGCTGCCCGACGCCGCGCCCAGCTTCTGGGACATGACGATCCTGTCGTACTGGGCCTGGTCCGCGTTCGACGCCCGGCACCCCAACACCATGCACTCCGCCCAGGGCGCGGGCGGTCTCGGCTACGGCTTCCCGGCGGCCATCGGGGCTGCCGCCGCCGACCCGACGAAGCCGGTGCTCGCGGTCTCCGGTGATGGAGGCGCGATGTACTCCATCGCGGAGCTGGCCACCGCCCGTCAGTACGACCTGCCGCTGACCTGGCTGATCGTCGACGACGGGGGCTACGGCATCCTGCGCGAGTACATGACGGGCGCCTTCGGCGAGGCCACGGCCACCGAACTGACCCGCCCGGACTTCGTCGCCCTCGCCGAGTCCTTCGGCGTACCGGCCGTCCGTACGACACCGGAGTCGCTCGCCGCCGACCTGTCGAAGGCCCTGGCGGCCCCGGGGCCGTCCGTCGTCGTGCTCCCGGCCCTGCTGCGGATGTTCGAGCCGACGCATCTGTAG
- the speB gene encoding agmatinase, with protein sequence MSSTEAPRGPIDSSRVPRYAGPATFARLPRLDEVGRTDVAVVGVPFDTGVSYRPGARFGGNAIREASRLLRPYNPAQDASPFALAQVADAGDIAANPFNINEAVEAVEGAADDLLSTGARLMTLGGDHTIALPLLRSVAKKHGPVALLHFDAHLDTWDTYFGAEYTHGTPFRRAVEEGILDTSALSHVGTRGPLYGKQDLTDDEKMGFGIVTSADVMRRGVDEIADQLRQRIGDRPLYISIDIDVLDPAHAPGTGTPEAGGLTSRELLEILRGLSSCHLVSADLVEVAPAYDHAEITSVAASHAAYELTTIMSRQIAAAKEAKDAK encoded by the coding sequence ATGAGCAGCACCGAAGCGCCGCGCGGCCCCATCGACTCCTCCCGCGTCCCGCGGTACGCCGGGCCCGCGACGTTCGCCCGGCTGCCCCGGCTCGACGAGGTCGGCCGCACCGACGTCGCCGTGGTCGGCGTGCCCTTCGACACCGGGGTCTCCTACCGGCCCGGCGCCCGCTTCGGCGGCAACGCGATCCGTGAGGCCTCCCGGCTGCTGCGCCCGTACAACCCGGCCCAGGACGCGTCGCCGTTCGCCCTCGCGCAGGTCGCGGACGCCGGGGACATCGCGGCGAACCCGTTCAACATCAACGAGGCCGTCGAGGCCGTCGAGGGCGCGGCCGACGACCTGCTGTCCACCGGCGCACGCCTCATGACGCTCGGCGGCGACCACACCATCGCGCTGCCCCTCCTGCGCTCCGTCGCCAAGAAGCACGGGCCCGTCGCGCTGCTCCACTTCGACGCGCACCTGGACACCTGGGACACCTACTTCGGGGCCGAGTACACCCACGGCACCCCGTTCCGCAGGGCCGTCGAGGAGGGCATCCTCGACACCTCCGCGCTCTCCCACGTCGGCACCCGCGGGCCGCTGTACGGCAAGCAGGACCTGACCGACGACGAGAAAATGGGCTTCGGCATCGTCACCTCCGCCGACGTCATGCGACGCGGCGTCGACGAGATCGCCGACCAGCTGCGCCAGCGCATCGGCGACCGGCCGCTCTACATCTCCATCGACATCGACGTCCTGGACCCGGCGCACGCCCCCGGCACCGGCACCCCCGAGGCGGGCGGCCTCACCTCCCGTGAGCTCCTGGAGATCCTGCGCGGGCTGTCCTCCTGCCACCTGGTCTCCGCCGACCTGGTCGAGGTCGCCCCGGCGTACGACCACGCCGAGATCACCTCCGTGGCCGCCTCGCACGCCGCGTACGAGCTGACGACGATCATGTCCCGCCAGATCGCGGCGGCGAAGGAAGCCAAGGACGCCAAGTGA
- a CDS encoding PucR family transcriptional regulator, whose protein sequence is MEETPMPTPSAGASSSSAGASASSAGASASSAGASAGATPVSGPPTPPIPLRELLASKGLGLRRIAGPAEADLLWVHTSEMADPYPYLLGGELLLSAGVLLTDPDHYVARLVEAGAAALGFGVRPVHETVPEALIEACDRHGLPLLEVPPETPFTAIARAVWRLMAEARHRELRRVTRAQQALASAAARPDPVPAVLHQLATQLGGRAVLLTAKGEEVHAAERLPAEETHAGGRSPAEETHTGGRSPAGETHAARRHAPQGPAAEALARLARVVARVRPGSPASATDTHGGTHLSAYALGGGEGLVLALATRRREPGDHTVAGIAVVLLSLLAAPHQGADAAGRSAALVRMLLGASPAEVAPLVGPEGPWTVVHARRTDGTPADALTAGTLGASLGSALVDAGRGGGDAVRVLVPGGGEPTRVAPQPGWTLGASAPTPLTALDAADTLAARALARAEATRAPLAVDSPASGLAALIPPDQAAAHARTLLAPLTAPLADTLRCWLSLHGSWDRTAVALGVHRNTVRQRIGRCAALLGRDLDDMDVRTELWFALRQG, encoded by the coding sequence ATGGAGGAAACGCCCATGCCGACTCCGTCCGCGGGGGCTTCCTCGTCTTCCGCGGGGGCTTCCGCGTCTTCCGCAGGGGCTTCCGCGTCTTCCGCAGGGGCTTCCGCGGGAGCCACGCCGGTGAGCGGGCCCCCCACCCCGCCCATCCCGCTCAGGGAGCTCCTGGCGAGCAAGGGCCTGGGCCTGCGCCGGATCGCGGGCCCGGCCGAGGCCGACCTCCTCTGGGTGCACACCTCGGAGATGGCCGACCCGTACCCGTACCTGCTCGGCGGTGAGCTGCTGCTGAGCGCCGGGGTGCTGCTCACGGACCCGGACCACTATGTCGCCCGGCTGGTGGAGGCCGGGGCGGCGGCCCTCGGCTTCGGGGTGCGCCCGGTGCACGAGACGGTCCCCGAGGCGCTGATCGAGGCATGCGACCGGCACGGGCTGCCGCTGCTGGAGGTCCCGCCGGAGACCCCGTTCACCGCGATCGCGCGGGCGGTGTGGCGCCTGATGGCCGAAGCCCGCCACCGCGAGCTGCGCCGGGTGACCCGCGCCCAGCAGGCCCTGGCCTCGGCCGCGGCCCGCCCCGACCCCGTACCGGCGGTGCTCCACCAGCTGGCGACGCAGCTCGGCGGCCGGGCGGTGCTGCTGACGGCGAAGGGCGAAGAGGTGCACGCGGCGGAGCGCCTCCCGGCCGAGGAGACGCACGCAGGGGGCCGCAGCCCGGCCGAGGAGACGCACACGGGAGGCCGCAGCCCGGCCGGGGAAACCCATGCGGCGAGGCGTCACGCACCCCAAGGGCCGGCTGCGGAGGCGCTGGCCCGGCTGGCCCGGGTGGTCGCCCGCGTACGCCCCGGCTCCCCCGCCTCGGCCACCGACACCCACGGCGGCACCCACCTCTCGGCGTACGCCCTGGGCGGCGGCGAGGGCCTGGTCCTGGCCCTCGCGACCCGGCGACGGGAGCCCGGCGACCACACGGTTGCGGGCATCGCGGTCGTCCTGCTCTCCCTCCTCGCCGCCCCCCACCAGGGCGCGGACGCGGCGGGCCGCTCAGCAGCCCTGGTCCGCATGCTCCTGGGCGCCTCCCCCGCCGAAGTGGCCCCGCTGGTCGGCCCCGAGGGCCCGTGGACGGTGGTCCACGCCCGCCGCACGGACGGCACCCCCGCGGACGCCCTGACGGCGGGCACCCTGGGCGCCTCGCTGGGCTCGGCCCTGGTGGACGCGGGGAGGGGCGGCGGGGACGCGGTACGGGTGCTGGTGCCGGGAGGCGGTGAGCCCACCCGGGTCGCCCCCCAACCCGGCTGGACGCTCGGCGCGTCGGCCCCCACCCCCCTCACCGCTCTCGACGCCGCCGACACCCTGGCCGCCCGCGCCCTGGCCCGCGCGGAGGCGACCCGCGCCCCGCTGGCGGTGGACTCCCCCGCGAGCGGCCTCGCCGCGCTGATCCCGCCCGACCAGGCGGCCGCCCACGCCCGCACCCTGCTCGCCCCGCTCACCGCGCCCCTGGCCGACACCCTGCGCTGCTGGCTCTCCCTCCACGGCAGCTGGGACCGCACGGCGGTGGCCCTCGGCGTCCACCGCAACACCGTCCGCCAACGCATCGGGCGGTGCGCGGCGTTGCTCGGCAGGGACCTGGACGACATGGACGTACGGACGGAGTTGTGGTTCGCGCTGCGGCAGGGGTGA
- the eccD gene encoding type VII secretion integral membrane protein EccD — protein sequence MTSRTELSRVTLVGERRRADIVLPSDTPIGQLLPDILQLLDDRAASRPLTRQLITSDGSALPHDSTLASAGVSDGAVLRLVRTHAAPPAPVVHDVTDQVADSLDLQAWRWRPAVRRVGAGAATVVFAVLAALLARREFPLDALAGALAVVTAVLLVGGALISRLGSGNRGLATALLFVSGGLGVLTAWTAADAYGWPGPARLAAVAAAVALALTLLGVFSPLGRGGLIGAGATAAVTAVWEAVAAVESDPARIGAVMAVFSMVLLGMLPRLALMASGLTALDDRRSGGMSVSRHDVSNALAATHRGLALATVVTAVSAAAAGWLLTLAARPTVWTVLLSSLVAVVLLSRARAFPLVAEVVALFAAAGVLFVRLVMLWMEQASGAAGPVAVLGAAALLPLLALAVEPPEHVRVRLRRTADLVESIGMVGMFPLAIGVFGMYGQLLNKF from the coding sequence ATAACATCCCGCACGGAACTGAGCCGGGTGACCCTCGTCGGCGAGCGGCGGCGGGCCGACATCGTGCTGCCCTCCGATACGCCTATCGGCCAACTGCTTCCGGACATTCTTCAGTTGCTGGACGACCGGGCCGCCTCACGGCCGCTGACCCGGCAGTTGATCACCTCCGACGGCTCGGCGCTGCCGCACGACAGCACCCTTGCCTCGGCCGGGGTCAGCGACGGGGCCGTGCTCCGCCTGGTCAGGACCCACGCCGCGCCGCCCGCCCCGGTGGTCCACGACGTCACGGACCAGGTGGCCGACAGCCTCGACCTACAGGCCTGGCGCTGGCGTCCGGCCGTGCGACGGGTCGGCGCAGGCGCGGCGACCGTGGTGTTCGCGGTGCTCGCCGCCCTGCTGGCCCGCCGCGAGTTCCCGCTCGACGCGCTGGCCGGCGCCCTCGCGGTCGTCACCGCCGTCCTCCTGGTGGGCGGCGCGCTGATCTCCCGGCTCGGGTCCGGCAACCGCGGTCTGGCGACCGCGCTGCTGTTCGTCTCCGGCGGCCTCGGCGTTCTCACGGCCTGGACCGCCGCCGACGCGTACGGCTGGCCGGGCCCCGCCCGGCTCGCCGCGGTGGCGGCGGCGGTGGCCCTGGCGCTGACGCTGCTCGGCGTCTTCTCCCCGCTGGGCCGCGGGGGCCTCATCGGCGCCGGGGCCACGGCGGCCGTGACGGCGGTGTGGGAGGCCGTGGCCGCGGTGGAGTCCGATCCTGCCCGGATCGGCGCGGTGATGGCCGTGTTCTCCATGGTCCTGCTCGGCATGCTGCCCCGCCTCGCCCTGATGGCCTCCGGGCTCACGGCGCTCGACGACCGGCGCTCGGGCGGAATGTCGGTGAGCCGCCACGACGTGTCCAACGCGCTGGCCGCCACGCACCGCGGGCTGGCCCTCGCCACCGTCGTCACCGCGGTGTCGGCGGCAGCGGCGGGCTGGCTGCTCACCCTGGCCGCGCGGCCGACCGTGTGGACGGTGCTCCTGTCCTCGCTGGTCGCGGTGGTGCTGCTGTCGAGGGCCCGCGCGTTTCCGCTGGTGGCCGAGGTGGTGGCCCTGTTCGCCGCCGCGGGGGTCCTGTTCGTACGGCTCGTGATGCTGTGGATGGAACAGGCGTCCGGGGCAGCGGGCCCCGTGGCCGTGCTCGGCGCGGCGGCGCTGCTGCCGCTGCTCGCCCTGGCGGTGGAGCCTCCCGAGCACGTACGGGTGCGGCTGCGGCGCACCGCCGACCTGGTCGAGTCGATCGGCATGGTGGGGATGTTCCCGCTCGCCATCGGGGTGTTCGGTATGTACGGCCAGCTGCTCAACAAGTTCTGA